A section of the Salvelinus sp. IW2-2015 linkage group LG7, ASM291031v2, whole genome shotgun sequence genome encodes:
- the LOC111966782 gene encoding LOW QUALITY PROTEIN: homeobox protein Hox-C1a-like (The sequence of the model RefSeq protein was modified relative to this genomic sequence to represent the inferred CDS: deleted 2 bases in 1 codon), with protein MNLYQELTCDGESSALFAGGHRPGEVRIGDLDQIISPELGAGNEGNSLSEGDPGYSLQHSYPSFSGANSATDCTVTQLPVYSGSSSSPLTQSQGFSTTPPACLHYSRLPSYLRVQEHDFPGLGYSSSTHITGTEALAHAEFGSINAHIKIYTHDGSNVHFAVVNSSSHSEPNCKVAELSHRSKAFDWMNVKKRSQARTAKMHMACGLSIVAPGVSMDRGGGGNHSIPTDGHHITANGVLRTNFTTKQLTELEKEFHFNKYLTRARRVEIASALQLSETQVKIWFQNRRMKQKKLMREGLLPVAPPVLKLLRKLTLQQPGHLFLSWTTGTDLMLSQTPAAP; from the exons ATGAATTTGTATCAAGAGTTAACGTGCGATGGGGAGAGTAGCGCTCTGTTCGCAGGGGGACACCGACCAGGGGAGGTCAGGATAGGTGACTTGGACCAGATCATTTCTCCAGAACTTGGAGCTGGCAATGAGGGTAACTCTTTATCAGAGGGTGACCCGGGATATTCATTACAACACAGTTACCCGTCTTTCTCCGGTGCCAATTCTGCAACCGACTGTACGGTAACTCAGCTCCCAGTCTACTCAGGCTCGAGCAGCTCTCCTCTGACACAGAGTCAGGGCTTTTCAACCACGCCACCGGCCTGCCTTCACTACTCTCGTCTCCCCTCCTACCTCCGGGTGCAGGAACACGACTTCCCCGGACTTGGATACTCCTCTTCCACACACATCACCGGGACTGAGGCGCTGGCGCACGCAGAATTCGGGTCTATAAATGCGCACATTAAAATCTACACTCATGATGGGTCTAATGTTCACTTTGCTGTTGTGAACAGTAGCTCTCACTCCGAGCCCAATTGTAAGGTAGCTGAACTAAGTCACAGGAGCAAAGCTTTTGATTGGATGAACGTGAAGAAGAGAAGTCAAGCTCGGACGG CCAAGATGCACATGGCCTGTGGATTAAGTATAGTCGCTCCGGGCGTCAGTATGGACAGAGGAGGTGGAGGTAACCACAGCATTCCCACCGATGGGCATCATATTACCGCTAACGGGGTACTGAGGACCAATTTCACCACCAAACAGCTCACGGAGCTCGAGAAGGAGTTCCACTTCAACAAGTACCTGACGCGAGCCAGACGCGTGGAGATCGCGAGCGCCCTGCAACTGAGCGAAACGCAGGTGAAGATTTGGTTCCAGAACCGGCGAATGAAACAGAAGAAATTAATGCGCGAGGGCCTTCTCCCGGTGGCCCCTCCC GTCCTCAAGCTGCTCAGAAAGCTCACGCTCCAACAGCCTGGACACTTATTCCTCTCCTGGACAACTGGAACCGACCTCATGCTCTCCCAAACACCTGCCGCCCCTTAA